The proteins below are encoded in one region of Maribacter aestuarii:
- a CDS encoding lactonase family protein, whose product MKHWLLAIIVISSLLLINCKMTQPQENCTLFVGTYTDNGSEGIYKYSFNAEDGQLTQKSLVVKMTNPSFLKISPNRKNLYAVSEVADFEGESGSITSFQIEGDSLIKLNAKSTMGEHPCHVSVSENGNLVAASNYTGGSVVIYGTVENGSLSSDFQFIDHKKLDTTKTSHAHASQFRGNNLFVADLGLDAVRSYQLQDEKVVFTHEPSLDMVAGAGPRHFEFGQDGKFLYVINELNSTITVFKRDKEGFIEVETKSTLASDFVGESFCADIHLSNDGKFLYGSNRGENTIVIFKVDSETGELALIGREGVHGDWPRNFSIDPSGKFLLVANQKSNNISVFKRDQEQGTLDYIHEIELSSPVCLEFP is encoded by the coding sequence ATGAAACATTGGTTATTAGCGATTATTGTAATTTCTTCACTCCTACTCATTAATTGTAAAATGACACAACCTCAGGAAAATTGCACCCTCTTTGTGGGGACTTATACAGACAATGGTAGTGAAGGAATTTATAAATATTCTTTTAATGCAGAAGATGGACAGCTTACCCAAAAGTCCTTGGTTGTCAAGATGACTAACCCATCCTTTCTAAAAATATCCCCCAACAGAAAAAACCTCTATGCCGTAAGTGAGGTGGCTGATTTTGAAGGGGAAAGCGGTTCCATCACCTCATTTCAAATAGAGGGAGATAGTCTGATTAAATTAAATGCAAAATCTACCATGGGGGAACACCCTTGTCATGTTAGTGTCTCGGAGAACGGAAATTTGGTTGCGGCATCAAATTATACAGGAGGTAGCGTAGTTATTTATGGAACTGTGGAAAATGGTTCGTTAAGCTCGGATTTCCAATTTATTGACCATAAGAAACTGGATACTACCAAAACATCTCATGCCCATGCCTCACAGTTTAGGGGAAACAATCTTTTCGTTGCTGACCTTGGTTTGGACGCTGTAAGAAGCTACCAACTGCAAGATGAAAAAGTTGTTTTTACCCATGAACCTTCTTTGGACATGGTTGCGGGAGCAGGGCCAAGACATTTTGAATTTGGGCAAGATGGAAAATTCCTTTATGTCATTAATGAGTTGAATTCAACTATCACTGTCTTTAAAAGAGATAAAGAAGGCTTTATAGAGGTTGAAACAAAAAGTACCTTGGCGTCTGATTTTGTTGGTGAAAGCTTTTGTGCGGATATTCATTTATCCAATGACGGGAAATTTCTTTATGGATCCAACAGGGGCGAGAATACCATAGTGATTTTTAAAGTTGATTCTGAAACCGGAGAGCTCGCTTTAATCGGAAGGGAGGGTGTTCATGGTGACTGGCCCCGTAATTTCAGCATAGACCCATCTGGTAAATTTTTGCTGGTAGCCAATCAAAAAAGTAATAATATTTCCGTTTTTAAAAGAGACCAGGAACAAGGCACCTTGGATTACATACATGAAATAGAACTTTCAAGTCCGGTATGTTTAGAGTTTCCGTAA
- a CDS encoding SulP family inorganic anion transporter yields MKKYLNLFDFKQKVDYKTEILSGLTVALALVPEAIAFALIPGFSPLTGLYAAFILCLVTSILGGRPGMISGATGAVAVIFVGLILELKRNFPEIEPETILNYVFATVILAGVLQILAGVLRLGKFIRLVPHPVMFGFVNGLAIIIFMAQFPNFYQKGTDDLLTGSSMFMMLGLTLLTMIIIWGLPKLTKAVPSSLVAILVVSAIVIGFGVDTLTVADTMREGESIKGGFPPLSIPQLPFTWETFKIIIPYAGIVAGVGLIESLLTLNIIDEITDTRGSGNKECVAQGTANIMSGFLSGMGGCAMIGQSLINTSSGARARLSGITAAVMLLVFIMFGSSLIERLPMAALVGLMFMVAIGTFEWASFRTFGKMPKSDVVVMVLVTLITAITHNLAVAVLLGVIISALAYSWENAKRIRARKHIDDNGVKHYEIYGPLFFGSTALFSEKFDIPNDPEEVIIDFKESRVADMSGIEALNKITERYAKAGKKVHLRHLSKDCIQLLDNAEDIIDVNVMEDPTYKIAVDKVRKKESSEKNPFKLWGL; encoded by the coding sequence GTGAAGAAGTATCTGAATTTATTCGATTTTAAGCAGAAGGTAGATTACAAGACCGAAATCCTTTCCGGTCTTACCGTTGCTCTTGCCTTAGTACCGGAGGCCATTGCATTTGCCTTGATACCAGGATTTTCTCCCTTAACAGGATTGTATGCTGCTTTCATTCTTTGCTTGGTCACTTCCATTCTAGGAGGTCGTCCTGGAATGATATCGGGTGCTACAGGAGCTGTTGCCGTTATTTTTGTTGGATTAATTCTGGAACTGAAACGAAATTTTCCAGAAATAGAACCTGAAACTATTCTCAATTACGTTTTTGCTACGGTGATATTAGCCGGAGTCCTACAAATACTGGCAGGGGTTTTGCGTTTGGGAAAATTCATAAGATTGGTGCCACATCCGGTAATGTTCGGTTTTGTAAACGGGTTGGCCATAATCATATTTATGGCACAGTTTCCTAATTTTTATCAAAAAGGGACGGATGACCTTCTCACAGGATCTTCCATGTTCATGATGCTGGGATTGACCCTGCTTACAATGATTATTATATGGGGGCTGCCAAAATTAACCAAAGCGGTTCCTTCTAGCTTAGTAGCCATTCTAGTGGTCTCCGCCATTGTTATTGGATTTGGAGTAGATACGCTTACGGTTGCCGATACCATGCGGGAAGGTGAAAGTATTAAAGGGGGATTCCCCCCATTGTCCATTCCGCAATTGCCATTTACATGGGAAACCTTTAAAATTATAATTCCGTATGCCGGTATAGTCGCCGGAGTAGGATTGATAGAAAGTCTTTTGACCCTGAACATCATTGATGAAATAACCGATACTCGTGGAAGCGGTAACAAGGAATGTGTGGCCCAAGGGACGGCCAATATTATGTCGGGATTTCTTTCCGGAATGGGTGGATGTGCAATGATTGGGCAGAGTTTAATCAACACCTCATCCGGTGCTAGGGCAAGACTTTCTGGAATTACTGCAGCGGTAATGCTATTGGTATTTATAATGTTTGGGTCTAGCCTTATTGAACGGTTACCAATGGCAGCTTTGGTTGGGCTAATGTTTATGGTTGCCATAGGAACCTTTGAATGGGCCAGTTTCAGGACTTTTGGGAAAATGCCAAAATCGGATGTAGTTGTAATGGTCCTAGTAACATTGATAACTGCGATTACACATAATTTGGCCGTTGCCGTATTACTTGGGGTAATTATTTCAGCCTTGGCCTATTCCTGGGAGAACGCGAAGCGCATACGCGCCCGAAAACATATTGATGATAACGGAGTTAAGCATTATGAAATCTATGGCCCATTATTCTTTGGTTCTACTGCACTATTTTCTGAGAAATTTGATATTCCCAATGACCCTGAAGAGGTAATAATCGATTTTAAGGAGAGTCGCGTGGCGGACATGTCAGGAATTGAAGCCTTGAACAAGATTACGGAGCGCTACGCCAAAGCGGGTAAGAAGGTACATCTTAGGCATTTGAGCAAAGATTGTATTCAATTATTGGACAATGCCGAAGACATAATTGATGTGAATGTCATGGAAGATCCTACCTATAAGATTGCAGTGGATAAGGTGCGAAAAAAAGAAAGCTCAGAAAAGAATCCGTTCAAGCTTTGGGGGTTATAG
- a CDS encoding phytanoyl-CoA dioxygenase family protein, producing MNNKESKLEMANKAHKEIPGNPSTATSSKQKLNDRSNGKPLRVLSETDWEFWKHNGYIVIKNAVPREQAKRTADFLWEFDEKDPNDPKTWYAPPRAEMKMKELTGTGMVEVYNHQLLWNNRQTQRVYDAFVDVWGTEKLWVTIDRANLNFPLPPGVDKKGFIHWDYDPETRPQNVQGVLALADQEDTAMGGFQCIPWLYLNYDSWKLTQPEDRDRFQPNLDGLEDKIVKVKMQAGDLLIFNSTEPHGIRPNKSKDKVRIAQYISMMPAEEDNEELKNWRINSWKNRIAPEGYAFPGDPRNWEQTKYETAKLSVLGEKLLGLRAW from the coding sequence ATGAACAATAAGGAAAGTAAACTGGAAATGGCCAATAAGGCGCATAAGGAAATTCCTGGAAATCCTTCTACCGCCACCAGCAGTAAACAAAAATTGAATGACCGTTCTAATGGAAAACCATTACGGGTTTTAAGCGAAACCGATTGGGAATTCTGGAAACATAATGGATACATCGTTATAAAAAATGCGGTACCTAGGGAGCAAGCCAAAAGAACAGCCGATTTTCTATGGGAGTTTGATGAAAAGGACCCAAACGATCCCAAAACCTGGTACGCCCCACCTAGGGCAGAAATGAAAATGAAGGAGTTGACCGGAACAGGAATGGTTGAGGTCTACAATCACCAATTATTATGGAACAATAGACAGACCCAGCGTGTATACGATGCTTTTGTAGACGTTTGGGGTACGGAAAAATTATGGGTTACGATTGATCGTGCGAATCTAAACTTTCCTTTACCTCCTGGAGTAGATAAAAAGGGATTTATTCATTGGGACTATGACCCGGAAACCCGTCCTCAAAATGTACAGGGTGTTCTGGCTCTGGCGGACCAAGAAGACACAGCTATGGGTGGCTTTCAATGTATTCCATGGTTATACCTAAATTACGACTCTTGGAAATTAACACAACCTGAAGATCGCGATAGGTTTCAACCTAATTTGGATGGTTTAGAGGATAAAATCGTGAAAGTAAAAATGCAAGCTGGCGATCTGCTTATTTTCAATAGTACCGAACCACACGGAATTCGTCCCAACAAGTCCAAGGATAAAGTACGCATAGCTCAATATATTTCTATGATGCCCGCTGAGGAGGATAACGAGGAGTTGAAAAATTGGCGCATCAACTCATGGAAAAACAGGATTGCTCCAGAAGGTTATGCGTTTCCCGGTGATCCAAGAAATTGGGAACAGACCAAATATGAAACTGCAAAATTATCTGTCCTGGGCGAAAAATTATTGGGATTAAGAGCTTGGTAA
- a CDS encoding AraC family transcriptional regulator: MKIQLETIAPNSKSPFRLLHDPKLNHLFYWHFHPELELVYIEGASAKRHVGDHISEFKDADLVLIGSNIPHLNFDHGVTTNYRKEVLHIKPSFKDNVLEALPELKQIERLLELSKYGIAFHRETKKEIGSILKTLHQLEPFEFFMTVVTLLKKLSVSNEFELLHKKPFVNRYNKKERERIRKIYALVDERYQEKISIGEVAEICNLTKEAFCRYFKKNTGNTFISFLNQYRVSQSKRLLLMGKNVSETCFECGFESLSYFNRSFKKVTGENPSTFKKRMLSG; the protein is encoded by the coding sequence ATGAAAATACAATTAGAGACCATAGCACCCAACTCTAAAAGTCCGTTTCGGCTTTTACACGACCCCAAACTGAACCATCTTTTTTATTGGCATTTTCACCCGGAACTTGAACTGGTCTATATAGAAGGAGCTAGTGCGAAGCGACATGTGGGCGACCATATTTCCGAGTTTAAAGATGCTGATCTGGTGCTCATAGGATCAAACATTCCGCATCTAAATTTTGACCATGGCGTTACCACTAATTACAGAAAAGAGGTGCTGCATATCAAACCCAGTTTTAAGGATAATGTACTTGAAGCATTGCCAGAATTAAAACAAATTGAGCGTTTGTTGGAGTTATCCAAATACGGTATCGCCTTCCATCGCGAAACGAAAAAAGAGATTGGATCAATCTTAAAAACATTACATCAATTAGAACCTTTTGAGTTTTTTATGACCGTAGTGACCTTGTTAAAAAAGTTATCGGTCAGCAATGAGTTTGAACTGCTTCATAAGAAACCTTTTGTAAACCGATATAATAAAAAGGAACGGGAGCGAATACGCAAAATATACGCATTAGTGGACGAGCGTTATCAGGAAAAAATCTCTATAGGCGAAGTGGCGGAAATTTGTAACTTGACCAAGGAAGCATTCTGCAGGTACTTCAAGAAAAATACCGGGAACACTTTTATATCGTTCCTGAACCAATACCGTGTGAGCCAGTCCAAAAGATTATTGCTGATGGGGAAGAACGTTAGTGAAACCTGCTTCGAATGTGGGTTCGAAAGTCTCTCTTATTTTAACCGTAGTTTTAAAAAAGTGACTGGAGAAAATCCATCTACATTTAAAAAAAGAATGCTATCGGGATAA
- a CDS encoding lipocalin family protein — MKTNTILATLTFSLFLFASCSPKLVGTWNVEKYERSTPGEQGMSVSNIGTITFNKNGTGTKNLDYSLLGVSKKDATPFTWSTTEQFITIEGDESEFTKTWIYIENKSDYQKWQSTDGANNVQTLELVKE; from the coding sequence ATGAAAACAAACACAATTTTAGCTACACTAACTTTTTCATTATTTCTTTTCGCTTCCTGCTCCCCTAAATTAGTCGGTACATGGAACGTTGAAAAATACGAACGTTCAACCCCAGGGGAGCAAGGTATGTCCGTTAGTAACATTGGCACAATTACCTTTAACAAAAATGGAACGGGTACCAAGAACCTTGATTATTCTTTGCTTGGGGTTTCCAAGAAAGATGCCACTCCGTTTACGTGGTCCACTACAGAACAGTTTATTACCATTGAAGGGGACGAGTCTGAATTCACGAAAACTTGGATTTATATCGAGAATAAGAGCGATTATCAAAAATGGCAATCCACGGATGGTGCCAATAATGTACAAACGCTGGAACTTGTAAAAGAATAG
- a CDS encoding DUF421 domain-containing protein, producing MEIFESLSLKTIGQMCVAAIVIYLYIMLITRVAGKRTFAKMTSFDFAVTIAMGSILADAVNKPLSSLMPAFISLALLAGLQVLFSKILSTSDKAQKVLTNTPIILMKDGKIFEENLNKALVSRADLMGKLREANVLQLSQVRAVIFETTGDVSVLHSTDSIQIDPMIMEDVSLK from the coding sequence ATGGAAATTTTTGAATCCCTTTCGTTGAAGACCATAGGTCAAATGTGTGTTGCGGCGATAGTCATATATCTTTATATAATGCTTATAACCCGCGTTGCGGGAAAACGGACTTTCGCAAAAATGACCAGTTTTGATTTTGCCGTCACTATTGCGATGGGGTCCATTTTGGCCGATGCGGTAAATAAACCATTATCTAGTTTAATGCCTGCGTTTATTTCCCTAGCGCTTTTAGCCGGCCTGCAGGTTTTGTTCTCAAAAATTCTAAGCACTTCTGACAAAGCTCAGAAAGTTTTGACCAATACACCGATAATTTTAATGAAAGACGGAAAAATTTTCGAAGAAAATCTAAATAAGGCTTTGGTAAGTAGGGCAGATCTTATGGGGAAACTGCGAGAGGCGAATGTATTACAATTATCACAGGTAAGGGCAGTAATTTTTGAGACTACAGGGGACGTTTCTGTATTACATTCTACAGATTCCATTCAAATTGATCCGATGATTATGGAAGATGTATCCCTTAAATAA
- a CDS encoding alkaline phosphatase family protein gives MRFTSKFIYPYLLILLWSIFYIPKTSAQEGPSPKLIVGVVIDQMRADYLYRYQNRYGEDGFKRLLREGFNFKNTNVNYIPSETAPGHASIYTGTTPSYHGIIGNSWYDRETKAVIGNVSDDQEYIVGSVVENPYGASPKKLLTSTITDELKQASNFKSKVISVSIKDRGAILPGGKAADAAYWHDWESSPGYFVSSSFYMKNIPDWVTKFNSEEKSDAYLNETWNTLYPIETYNASAPDNNAFEPSLSGKTSPTFPYDFKTMRAEARTKGTEFQLLWVSPKGNTLLTEFAITALQEEKLGKDEITDFLSISYSVPDVIGHTFGPQSVEMEDIYLRLDQDIATLLNALDTNVGKDNYTLFLTSDHGAIQNVSFLKENKLDAAIARTIGDARELEAFLDTKYGDGSWVSTVNGNNLYLNRTTIDEKN, from the coding sequence ATGCGGTTCACCTCTAAATTCATTTACCCATATCTATTGATTTTACTGTGGTCTATCTTCTATATTCCCAAGACTTCAGCACAAGAAGGTCCCTCTCCTAAGTTAATCGTTGGTGTTGTGATTGACCAAATGAGGGCCGATTATCTTTATAGATATCAAAATAGATATGGTGAAGACGGCTTCAAAAGATTATTACGTGAAGGTTTTAATTTTAAGAATACGAACGTGAATTACATTCCATCTGAAACCGCACCTGGTCATGCCTCAATTTATACGGGAACGACACCGTCCTATCATGGTATTATTGGAAATTCTTGGTATGATAGGGAGACAAAAGCGGTTATCGGAAATGTGTCGGATGATCAAGAATACATAGTGGGTTCCGTTGTGGAGAACCCGTACGGCGCTTCCCCAAAAAAATTATTGACCTCTACCATTACCGATGAGCTGAAGCAGGCAAGCAACTTTAAATCCAAGGTCATAAGTGTTTCCATAAAGGATAGAGGGGCTATTCTCCCAGGCGGTAAAGCAGCAGATGCGGCCTACTGGCATGATTGGGAATCCAGCCCAGGTTATTTTGTAAGTAGTAGTTTTTATATGAAAAATATACCTGATTGGGTGACCAAATTCAATAGTGAAGAAAAATCCGATGCTTATTTGAACGAAACTTGGAATACCTTGTATCCCATAGAAACCTATAATGCTAGCGCTCCTGACAATAACGCCTTTGAACCTTCCTTGAGCGGAAAAACAAGCCCGACATTTCCATATGATTTTAAAACTATGCGAGCTGAGGCGAGGACTAAAGGGACTGAATTTCAACTTTTATGGGTTTCGCCAAAAGGAAATACATTACTTACAGAATTTGCCATCACCGCTTTACAAGAAGAGAAATTGGGAAAGGACGAGATTACTGATTTTCTAAGCATCAGTTATTCCGTTCCTGATGTTATCGGACATACTTTTGGCCCGCAGTCTGTAGAAATGGAGGATATCTATCTTAGGTTGGATCAGGATATAGCCACACTTTTAAACGCACTGGACACGAACGTTGGGAAGGATAATTATACTTTGTTTCTTACCTCCGACCACGGAGCTATACAAAACGTATCCTTTTTAAAAGAAAACAAGTTGGATGCCGCCATTGCACGTACCATTGGGGATGCAAGAGAATTAGAGGCTTTCTTGGACACTAAATACGGAGATGGTTCCTGGGTGAGTACCGTTAATGGAAACAACCTATACCTTAACAGAACAACTATTGACGAAAAAAATTGA
- a CDS encoding nicotinic acid mononucleotide adenyltransferase: MKALKLLFGYSLMATLLVSCYADVIIEDEFIEESAFNTDQVLQAYDLWYVDINQTRGGGEVPFLQRAFTVTFNNGVFYANNNIVGIGKTGNGLGIDVGFYETLRGIVEIDHDVDGNWLLEVYALNGNTLELYDASMDTSYFLKGYQRNNFDYDQVFYDNINYFIQEYDAWEKVYTSETGVLNDFDEENFLQFLPALFRSSIDPQGTGLANLQWDYEGDYEVYDIAGDDSLKALTLDYDFLGDDYFELYVINDSTIELYHPDSETVYEFKGRGYQQYLKSGKGSMEKKRVKSSNPSMQVERRRKK, encoded by the coding sequence ATGAAAGCATTAAAACTACTATTTGGATATTCGCTTATGGCTACCCTGTTAGTTTCGTGCTATGCGGATGTCATCATTGAAGATGAGTTTATAGAAGAATCGGCGTTCAATACAGATCAGGTTTTGCAGGCATATGACTTATGGTATGTAGATATAAACCAAACCCGGGGTGGTGGTGAAGTTCCTTTTTTGCAACGTGCGTTTACTGTCACATTCAATAATGGAGTTTTCTATGCGAATAATAATATTGTAGGCATAGGAAAAACTGGAAATGGTTTAGGAATCGATGTAGGTTTTTATGAAACACTTAGAGGAATTGTGGAAATTGACCACGATGTGGACGGGAATTGGTTATTGGAAGTTTATGCATTAAACGGAAACACATTGGAATTATACGACGCCAGTATGGATACTTCCTATTTCCTAAAGGGATATCAAAGGAATAATTTTGATTATGATCAGGTATTCTATGACAACATCAATTACTTCATTCAGGAGTACGATGCTTGGGAAAAAGTATATACAAGCGAAACCGGAGTGCTTAATGATTTTGATGAGGAGAACTTTTTACAGTTTTTACCTGCTTTGTTTCGTTCTTCAATAGACCCTCAAGGAACAGGTTTAGCCAATTTACAATGGGATTATGAGGGGGATTATGAAGTCTATGATATTGCTGGCGATGATTCGCTAAAAGCCTTGACATTGGATTATGATTTTTTGGGTGACGATTATTTTGAACTATATGTAATTAATGATAGTACTATTGAATTGTACCACCCAGATAGTGAAACCGTATATGAATTTAAGGGAAGGGGATACCAGCAGTACTTGAAGTCTGGAAAAGGTTCTATGGAGAAGAAAAGAGTAAAATCGTCTAATCCTTCTATGCAGGTAGAAAGGCGAAGAAAAAAATAA
- a CDS encoding NAD(P)H-dependent glycerol-3-phosphate dehydrogenase, producing MKDLKFVVLGGGSWATAIVKMLTVNQEKVGWYMRNSDAIGYIKIQKHNPNYLTSVEFKTDQLLLTDDINEAVNSADILIFAIPSAFLVKELEKLTVSIQDKIVFSAIKGIVPETGLIVGEHFHETYKIPFENIGVITGPCHAEEVAMERLSYLTIACADKEKAEFVAKNLSSNYIKTNISKDIIGTEYAAMLKNIYAIAAGIAHGLGYGDNFQSVLMSNAIREMKRYTKRIHNIDRNINKSAYLGDLLVTGYSIFSRNRMFGNMIGKGYTVKSAQMEMSMIAEGYYATKSAYTIKENFKKKVKTPIIDAVYSVLYESKNPKKVFLDLTDKLD from the coding sequence ATGAAAGATTTAAAGTTTGTGGTTTTAGGAGGTGGTAGCTGGGCAACGGCCATTGTAAAAATGCTGACCGTTAACCAAGAAAAGGTAGGGTGGTACATGCGTAACTCCGATGCTATAGGCTATATCAAAATCCAAAAGCATAATCCGAATTATCTCACCTCCGTCGAATTTAAAACGGATCAACTTTTATTGACCGATGATATAAACGAAGCTGTTAATAGTGCTGACATCTTAATATTTGCTATCCCCTCGGCATTTCTTGTCAAGGAATTGGAAAAACTTACTGTTTCTATTCAGGATAAAATCGTTTTTTCGGCCATCAAGGGCATTGTTCCCGAAACTGGGCTTATTGTTGGAGAACATTTTCACGAGACCTATAAAATCCCCTTTGAAAATATTGGGGTCATTACCGGGCCCTGTCATGCGGAGGAGGTAGCCATGGAACGTCTTTCCTATTTAACCATTGCCTGTGCGGATAAGGAAAAGGCGGAATTCGTTGCCAAAAACCTGTCTAGCAATTACATTAAAACTAATATAAGCAAGGACATCATCGGAACAGAATATGCGGCAATGCTCAAGAACATCTATGCCATAGCTGCGGGTATCGCACATGGCCTGGGCTACGGGGATAATTTTCAAAGTGTGTTAATGAGCAATGCTATCCGAGAAATGAAACGCTATACAAAACGTATTCATAACATAGATCGGAACATCAACAAATCTGCCTATTTAGGGGATTTGTTGGTTACCGGTTATTCAATTTTTAGCCGAAACCGAATGTTCGGTAACATGATTGGAAAGGGCTACACTGTAAAAAGTGCTCAGATGGAAATGAGTATGATTGCCGAAGGATATTATGCCACAAAAAGCGCCTATACCATAAAAGAAAATTTCAAGAAAAAGGTGAAGACCCCAATCATTGATGCCGTCTATAGCGTTCTTTATGAAAGCAAGAACCCTAAGAAGGTCTTTTTGGATCTGACGGATAAGTTGGATTAA
- a CDS encoding glycosyl hydrolase family 95 catalytic domain-containing protein, giving the protein MKNIIIILFVCSSVILSAQNDGWNIEVNDNSDYTGIAIANGRIGMLTSPKPLEIQHIVLNNVYDVDPNLKVSQILHGMNFGNLDMYIDGVKLNESNISNWKQTMHMKEASLTTSFEFQDKVRISCTVYALRNVQYTGYIDIKVTAKKALELRVAGKIVIPKEYQKPTNTYQVLKDVETTMPILQSKAMSPFGKHLVSTSGTFIWHAINSSRENQRPELTHTIINDYENTLSFDKRISKNEVFEFAWTGAQCTTKDFSDPKSESERMVIYNLLNSREVLLGQHKKLWGELWEGDIEIEGDLTSQQDVRLALYHLYAFGRGDSNLSIAPMGLSLQTPYNGHIFWDTELWMFPPLLVFNQDIARSLVNYRSDRLEQAQQRAVNYGYDGAMFPWESDDTGEEATPPFALTGPFEHHITADIAIAFWNYYRVTRDRKWLEEKGYDVMKEIADFWVSRVTENTDGSYSINNVVGANEFAPNVNDNAFTNGAAITALNYAVEASEALGVTPNPKWKEVADKIRILQFQDGVTKEHSSYDGDIIKQADVNLLSFPLAIVNDEKSILKDLEYYEPKLSPEGPAMGKSIFAVLYARQGDVNNAYRLFKESYVPNQQPPFGALSEVATSNFSYFATGAGGMLQTVLFGFAGIDFSDEGIVQRNPILPKEWKSLTVKGVGPDKTRYEISHN; this is encoded by the coding sequence ATGAAAAATATTATCATCATACTGTTCGTATGCTCTAGCGTTATTCTATCTGCTCAAAATGATGGATGGAACATCGAGGTAAACGACAATTCCGATTATACTGGGATTGCGATTGCTAATGGAAGAATTGGGATGCTTACCTCACCAAAACCTTTAGAAATTCAGCATATCGTCCTGAACAACGTTTACGATGTGGACCCAAATCTTAAGGTCAGCCAAATCCTGCACGGTATGAACTTTGGGAATCTGGACATGTATATAGACGGAGTAAAGCTGAACGAGAGCAACATTAGTAATTGGAAACAGACCATGCACATGAAGGAAGCTTCCCTTACCACCTCTTTTGAGTTTCAGGATAAGGTCAGAATCTCTTGTACGGTCTACGCACTACGGAATGTACAATATACCGGCTACATCGACATTAAAGTTACAGCCAAAAAAGCGCTGGAATTAAGGGTCGCGGGAAAAATCGTTATACCTAAGGAATACCAAAAACCGACGAATACCTACCAAGTCCTAAAAGATGTGGAGACCACGATGCCCATTTTACAATCAAAAGCGATGAGTCCTTTTGGCAAACATTTAGTAAGTACATCAGGGACATTCATTTGGCATGCCATCAACTCCTCCAGAGAGAACCAAAGGCCAGAATTGACGCATACAATCATTAACGATTACGAGAATACACTTTCCTTTGATAAAAGGATATCCAAGAACGAGGTATTTGAATTTGCTTGGACCGGGGCGCAATGTACGACCAAGGATTTTTCGGACCCTAAATCGGAATCGGAGCGCATGGTCATTTATAATTTGCTCAATAGCAGGGAGGTATTGCTTGGACAGCACAAAAAATTATGGGGAGAGCTATGGGAAGGGGATATCGAAATCGAAGGTGACCTCACCTCCCAGCAAGATGTACGGTTGGCGCTCTATCACTTGTATGCCTTTGGCAGGGGAGATTCCAATTTGAGTATCGCCCCCATGGGGCTTTCGCTGCAAACCCCGTATAACGGACATATTTTCTGGGATACCGAATTGTGGATGTTTCCTCCGTTATTGGTATTCAATCAGGATATTGCCCGTTCCTTGGTCAACTATCGTTCGGATAGACTGGAACAGGCCCAACAACGCGCCGTAAATTATGGTTATGACGGTGCCATGTTCCCTTGGGAAAGTGACGATACCGGGGAAGAGGCTACACCTCCTTTTGCACTTACAGGACCTTTTGAACATCATATTACCGCCGATATTGCCATTGCCTTTTGGAACTACTATCGCGTAACCAGAGATAGAAAGTGGTTGGAAGAAAAGGGATATGATGTGATGAAGGAAATAGCCGATTTCTGGGTGAGTCGCGTAACAGAGAATACAGATGGGAGTTACTCCATAAACAATGTTGTAGGCGCAAATGAGTTCGCCCCTAACGTAAATGATAATGCCTTTACCAACGGAGCGGCGATTACCGCGCTCAACTACGCCGTAGAGGCGTCGGAAGCACTGGGAGTAACACCCAATCCAAAATGGAAAGAGGTTGCCGATAAGATTAGGATACTTCAGTTTCAAGACGGCGTTACTAAGGAGCATAGCTCCTATGATGGCGACATCATAAAGCAGGCAGATGTAAATCTATTATCCTTTCCGCTGGCTATTGTAAATGATGAAAAATCCATACTGAAAGATTTGGAATACTATGAACCCAAACTTTCCCCGGAAGGTCCAGCCATGGGGAAATCTATCTTTGCCGTACTTTATGCGCGCCAAGGGGACGTTAATAATGCTTATCGCTTGTTCAAGGAAAGCTATGTACCGAATCAACAGCCACCATTCGGGGCGCTGTCCGAAGTGGCAACCAGCAATTTCTCGTATTTTGCTACGGGTGCCGGAGGCATGTTACAGACCGTACTTTTTGGATTTGCAGGTATTGACTTTTCGGACGAAGGAATTGTTCAACGGAATCCAATTCTCCCGAAGGAATGGAAATCGTTGACCGTAAAAGGTGTTGGGCCGGATAAGACGCGATACGAAATAAGCCATAACTAG